The following is a genomic window from Calliphora vicina chromosome 5, idCalVici1.1, whole genome shotgun sequence.
TGTTGAAACAGCAGCGGCAAATATGTGCAGTTAAAGAAAGACGTCCTTCCATATTTATATGCTCGCACATATAGAACATCGAATGTACGGATTCTTTGCCcattataaaaaacatattttcaaatcgATAACCATTTGCCTTAAATAAATCTTCATTGCCCGAAGTAATATTCCACTCACAATAGCGTACCTTTGCGGTGGATGGTATACTCGACTTCTCTTGAGTCATTATGCGATCAAACTAAAAAGAGAAAGAAAGTTATTTGTAAGtataaatttagaataaatatTAATCTGTTTCTATAAAACTTACCCAATCATTAACTAGAGGTATGGAGTCACATGGTGAACGCTTC
Proteins encoded in this region:
- the LOC135961301 gene encoding uncharacterized protein LOC135961301, which gives rise to MAPKTKVEYVVLKLTYSISIHPQSCPQITVSRRKRSPCDSIPLVNDWFDRIMTQEKSSIPSTAKVRYCEWNITSGNEDLFKANGYRFENMFFIMGKESVHSMFYMCEHINMEGRLSLTAHICRCCFNNEFEIVESFKGWLMEGTGCN